Proteins from a genomic interval of Micromonospora sp. NBC_00389:
- a CDS encoding alpha/beta hydrolase, with protein sequence METEQRTVTANGITQAVRVAGPPDGIPVLLIHGNCSSALFWEPLVRRLPPTLRVVAPDLRGYGDSETAPVNATRGLTDFADDVAALLDDPTLFGTADARPVVVGHSLGGGVAMRLLVDHPHRVGALLLAAPVSPYGFGGTRDLVGTPTTADFAGTGAGTANADFVARLAAHDRSPDAQTSPRAVLRATYVADPASLGADEELLLDSLLSTATGDDNYPGTAASSENWPGMAPGERGVLNALAPTWFRLADELVAVADKPPVTWVRGDADVIVSDTSLFDLAYLGSLGVVPGWPGEENCPAQPMIGQTRAVLERYAAAGGAYHEVVLPGCGHSPHLERPAAFVSELLALTTVPAS encoded by the coding sequence ATGGAGACCGAGCAGCGGACCGTGACGGCGAACGGCATCACCCAGGCGGTACGGGTGGCAGGCCCGCCAGACGGCATCCCGGTGCTGCTGATCCACGGCAACTGCTCGTCCGCGCTGTTCTGGGAGCCGCTGGTCCGGCGGCTGCCGCCGACGCTGCGGGTGGTCGCCCCGGACCTGCGCGGCTACGGCGACTCCGAGACCGCCCCGGTGAACGCCACCCGAGGGCTGACGGACTTCGCCGACGACGTGGCCGCGCTGCTGGACGACCCGACGCTCTTCGGCACCGCCGACGCCCGCCCAGTGGTGGTCGGGCACTCCCTCGGCGGGGGCGTGGCGATGCGGCTGCTGGTCGACCACCCACACCGGGTGGGAGCGCTGCTGCTCGCCGCGCCGGTCTCCCCGTACGGCTTCGGTGGCACCCGCGACCTGGTCGGTACACCGACCACCGCCGACTTCGCGGGGACCGGCGCCGGCACGGCCAACGCTGACTTCGTCGCCCGGCTGGCCGCCCACGACCGGAGCCCGGACGCCCAGACCAGCCCACGCGCCGTGCTGCGGGCCACCTACGTGGCTGATCCGGCGTCGCTGGGCGCGGACGAGGAACTGCTGCTGGACAGCCTGCTCTCCACCGCGACCGGGGACGACAACTACCCCGGCACGGCGGCGTCCTCGGAGAACTGGCCGGGCATGGCGCCGGGGGAGCGCGGGGTGCTCAACGCGCTCGCGCCGACCTGGTTCCGGCTCGCCGACGAGCTGGTGGCCGTCGCCGACAAGCCCCCGGTCACCTGGGTACGCGGCGACGCCGACGTGATCGTGTCGGACACCTCGCTGTTCGACCTGGCGTACCTGGGCTCGCTGGGTGTGGTGCCCGGCTGGCCTGGTGAGGAGAACTGCCCGGCGCAGCCGATGATCGGCCAGACCCGGGCGGTGCTGGAGCGGTACGCGGCGGCCGGTGGCGCGTACCACGAGGTGGTGCTGCCCGGCTGTGGGCACAGTCCGCACCTGGAGCGGCCGGCGGCGTTCGTCTCGGAGCTGCTGGCGCTGACCACTGTCCCGGCGAGCTGA
- a CDS encoding FHA domain-containing protein, with translation MRGASFRLRAEPQVIGRAPTGHVVINDPHLSRRHAEVWLAPEGASLRDLGSTNGTWLNDCRITEVERLSDGDLIRIGRTELRLFDPGVAHTDPVGLSFGPSRRDIRPTLPLPLATPPSARR, from the coding sequence ATGCGCGGGGCGAGCTTTCGACTGCGGGCCGAGCCGCAGGTGATCGGTCGCGCCCCGACCGGTCATGTGGTCATCAACGACCCGCACCTGAGCCGTCGGCACGCGGAGGTGTGGCTGGCCCCGGAGGGCGCCTCGCTCCGGGACCTGGGCTCCACCAACGGCACCTGGCTCAACGACTGCCGGATCACCGAGGTGGAACGACTCTCCGACGGCGACCTGATCCGGATCGGCCGCACCGAGCTGCGCCTGTTCGACCCGGGGGTGGCCCACACCGATCCGGTCGGGCTCAGCTTCGGCCCGTCCCGGCGCGACATCCGGCCGACGCTGCCTCTGCCCCTGGCCACACCGCCCTCCGCGCGCCGCTGA
- a CDS encoding aldehyde dehydrogenase family protein — MTAVHVPGTPVIDAGLLVSTSPATGAEAGRFPVATDVRQAVDRARAAGEWWAGLGFTGRRARLLRWRALLAKRIEQLAELMHLEGGKPVADAIVEIVTAIEHVDWAARNAGRVLGPRRVRSRLILAEFSGHLEYQPYGVVGVLAPWNYPVLTPIGSAAYALAAGNAVVFKPSEYTPAIGQWLVDSFAEVVPEQPVFTAVHGLGDVGAALCRSGVNKVAFTGSTATGRKVMAACAETLTPVVIEGGGKDAMIVDSDADLDAAATACVWGGMTNAGQTCIGIERVYAVDPIFDAFVDKVVARAGRLTVGPDGEDIGPITMPGQIDVIRRHIEDAVSSGGRAVLGGPSAVQPPYVHPTVLVDVPEESAAVREETFGPTLTISRVRDADEAVARANALPYGLGGSVFGRRRAVTIARRLRSGMASVNSTLTFAGMSTLPFGGVGDSGFGRIHGEDGLREFGRTKAITRRRARSLLPSMTFERTPADVARLVKTIKMLYGR, encoded by the coding sequence ATGACGGCTGTTCATGTCCCGGGCACCCCGGTCATCGATGCGGGCCTGCTGGTGTCCACCAGCCCGGCCACCGGCGCCGAGGCCGGTCGCTTCCCCGTCGCCACCGACGTGCGGCAGGCCGTTGACCGCGCCCGCGCCGCGGGCGAGTGGTGGGCCGGCCTGGGCTTCACCGGCCGTCGGGCGCGGCTGCTGCGCTGGCGCGCCCTGCTCGCCAAGCGGATCGAGCAGCTCGCCGAGCTGATGCACCTCGAGGGCGGCAAGCCCGTCGCCGACGCCATCGTCGAGATCGTCACCGCGATCGAGCACGTCGACTGGGCCGCCCGCAACGCCGGCCGGGTGCTCGGCCCGCGCCGGGTGCGGTCCCGGCTCATCCTCGCCGAGTTCTCCGGGCACCTCGAATACCAGCCGTACGGCGTGGTCGGCGTCCTCGCGCCGTGGAACTATCCGGTCCTCACCCCGATCGGCTCCGCGGCGTACGCCCTCGCCGCCGGCAACGCCGTGGTGTTCAAGCCGAGCGAGTACACGCCGGCAATCGGCCAGTGGCTGGTGGACAGCTTCGCCGAGGTCGTCCCCGAGCAGCCCGTGTTCACCGCCGTGCACGGGCTGGGCGACGTGGGCGCCGCGCTGTGCCGCTCCGGGGTGAACAAGGTGGCCTTCACCGGCTCCACGGCGACCGGCCGGAAGGTGATGGCCGCCTGCGCCGAGACGCTGACCCCGGTGGTCATCGAGGGCGGCGGCAAGGACGCCATGATCGTCGACAGCGACGCCGACCTGGACGCCGCCGCAACGGCGTGCGTCTGGGGCGGCATGACCAACGCCGGCCAGACCTGCATCGGCATCGAGCGGGTGTACGCCGTCGACCCGATCTTCGACGCCTTCGTCGACAAGGTGGTGGCCCGTGCGGGCCGGCTGACCGTTGGGCCGGACGGCGAGGACATCGGCCCGATCACCATGCCCGGTCAGATCGACGTGATCCGCCGCCACATCGAGGACGCGGTCAGCTCCGGTGGGCGCGCCGTGCTCGGCGGCCCGAGTGCGGTGCAGCCGCCGTACGTGCACCCGACCGTGCTCGTGGACGTACCGGAAGAGTCGGCCGCCGTCCGCGAGGAGACCTTCGGGCCGACGCTGACCATCAGCCGGGTCCGCGACGCCGACGAGGCCGTCGCCCGGGCCAACGCGCTGCCGTACGGGCTCGGTGGTTCGGTCTTCGGCCGGCGCCGCGCGGTGACCATCGCCCGACGGCTGCGCTCCGGGATGGCGTCGGTCAACTCCACCCTGACCTTCGCCGGGATGTCCACCCTGCCGTTCGGCGGGGTCGGCGACTCCGGCTTCGGGCGGATCCACGGCGAGGACGGCTTGCGCGAGTTCGGCCGGACAAAGGCGATCACCCGCCGGCGAGCCCGGTCACTGCTGCCGTCGATGACCTTCGAGCGGACCCCGGCCGACGTCGCCCGACTGGTCAAGACCATCAAGATGCTGTACGGGCGGTGA
- the nucS gene encoding endonuclease NucS yields MRLVIAKCSVDYVGRLSAHLPLATRLLMVKADGSVSIHADDRAYKPLNWMSPPCRLEEAPGVWRVVNKAGEELRITLEEIFQDTSYELGLDPGLRKDGVEAHLQELLAANPGTLGEGYTLVRREYMTAIGPVDLLCRDANQGAVAVEVKRRGEIDGVEQLTRYLELMNRDPLLTPVAGVFAAQEIKPQARVLAADRGIRCVVVDYDKLRGIEKDELTLF; encoded by the coding sequence GTGCGGTTGGTCATTGCGAAGTGCTCTGTGGACTACGTCGGACGGCTCTCGGCTCACCTGCCGCTGGCCACCAGGCTCCTGATGGTGAAGGCGGACGGGTCGGTGTCGATCCATGCCGACGACCGGGCGTACAAGCCGTTGAACTGGATGAGCCCGCCGTGTCGGCTGGAGGAGGCCCCCGGTGTGTGGCGGGTGGTCAACAAGGCCGGCGAGGAGCTGCGGATCACCCTGGAGGAGATCTTCCAGGACACCTCGTACGAGCTGGGGCTGGATCCCGGCCTGCGCAAGGACGGGGTGGAGGCGCACCTGCAGGAGTTGCTGGCGGCCAACCCGGGCACGTTGGGCGAGGGGTACACGCTGGTCCGCCGCGAGTACATGACGGCGATCGGTCCGGTCGACCTGCTCTGCCGGGACGCCAACCAGGGCGCGGTCGCCGTCGAGGTCAAACGGCGCGGTGAGATCGACGGGGTGGAGCAGCTCACCCGCTATCTCGAGTTGATGAACCGCGACCCGCTGCTCACCCCGGTCGCCGGGGTCTTCGCCGCGCAGGAGATCAAGCCGCAGGCGCGGGTGCTCGCCGCCGACCGGGGCATCCGGTGCGTGGTGGTGGATTACGACAAGCTGCGGGGCATCGAGAAGGACGAGCTGACCCTCTTCTGA
- a CDS encoding DUF4126 domain-containing protein, which translates to MLEVLTGTGLAASAGLNAYIPLLTLCLLARYTDLIDLPSGWTWLGNGWVIVILAALLAVEMVADKVPVVDHVNDVVQTVVRPTAGGLAFGAGSSSETVTVSDPASFFSSHQWVPVVVGVLLAFGVHLLKSAARPVVNATTAGFGAPVASTAEDATSVLVSLAAILLPVLVLAFLLGLVAFVYWFLRRRSERCRERQAARAAGFRV; encoded by the coding sequence GTGCTCGAAGTCCTCACCGGTACCGGACTCGCCGCGTCGGCGGGGCTGAACGCCTACATCCCCCTGCTCACCCTCTGTCTGCTCGCCCGCTACACCGACCTGATCGACCTGCCCAGCGGCTGGACGTGGCTCGGCAACGGCTGGGTCATCGTCATCCTGGCCGCCCTGCTCGCCGTGGAGATGGTGGCGGACAAGGTGCCGGTGGTCGACCACGTCAACGACGTGGTGCAGACCGTGGTCCGACCCACCGCCGGCGGCCTGGCCTTCGGCGCCGGATCATCGTCGGAGACGGTGACGGTCAGCGACCCGGCGAGCTTCTTCTCGTCCCACCAGTGGGTGCCGGTGGTCGTCGGCGTTCTGCTCGCGTTCGGCGTACACCTGCTCAAGTCCGCCGCGCGGCCGGTGGTCAACGCCACCACCGCCGGGTTCGGTGCCCCGGTGGCCAGCACCGCCGAGGACGCCACCAGCGTGTTGGTCTCACTGGCGGCGATCCTCCTGCCGGTGTTGGTGCTCGCCTTCCTGCTCGGCCTCGTGGCGTTCGTCTACTGGTTCCTGCGCCGGCGCTCCGAACGTTGCCGGGAACGCCAGGCAGCCCGCGCCGCCGGCTTCCGCGTCTGA
- a CDS encoding DUF1540 domain-containing protein → MTTAIEMPRVQECVVAACAYNNAGDCHAYAITIGSMDHAHCHTFVESPVRGGVESLIAQVGACQRSDCQHNEQLECHAPSIRVGPDNDLADCMTYVGR, encoded by the coding sequence ATGACCACAGCGATCGAGATGCCCCGAGTTCAGGAGTGCGTGGTGGCTGCCTGCGCGTACAACAACGCCGGCGACTGCCACGCCTACGCGATCACGATCGGCAGCATGGATCACGCCCACTGCCACACCTTCGTCGAGTCACCGGTCCGGGGCGGCGTGGAGAGTCTGATCGCCCAGGTGGGTGCCTGCCAGCGTTCCGACTGCCAGCACAACGAGCAGTTGGAGTGCCACGCGCCGTCGATCAGGGTCGGGCCGGACAACGACCTGGCCGACTGTATGACCTACGTCGGCCGCTGA